Proteins encoded in a region of the Paucibacter sediminis genome:
- a CDS encoding DUF7010 family protein, translating into MSSHLSLEAQRAEFAQRRFLAMPLAGTLAWALIGVVGATCSVRTAVLTLYLATGAIFYLGLLIARFTGEDLLGRRRPRNSFDRLFMLGMLQALLVFAIALPFGMQDASSLPLSIGILAGLMWLPFSWIIQHWIGVAHALARTALILLAWLCCPGQRFVLIPALVVLVYLATMLVLEARWRRRLPSIPPQPQFAA; encoded by the coding sequence ATGAGCAGCCACCTCAGCTTGGAGGCGCAGCGCGCCGAATTTGCGCAGCGCCGCTTTCTCGCCATGCCCCTGGCCGGCACCCTGGCCTGGGCGCTGATCGGCGTGGTGGGCGCCACCTGCAGCGTGCGCACCGCGGTGCTGACCCTCTACCTCGCCACCGGGGCCATCTTCTACCTGGGCCTGCTGATCGCGCGCTTCACCGGCGAGGACCTGCTGGGCCGGCGGCGGCCCCGCAACAGCTTCGACCGCCTATTCATGCTCGGCATGCTGCAGGCGCTGCTGGTGTTCGCGATTGCGCTGCCCTTCGGCATGCAGGACGCCAGCTCCCTGCCGCTCAGCATCGGCATCCTGGCCGGGCTGATGTGGCTGCCCTTCTCTTGGATCATCCAGCACTGGATCGGCGTGGCCCACGCGCTGGCGCGCACCGCGCTGATCCTGCTCGCCTGGCTGTGCTGCCCCGGCCAGCGCTTCGTGCTGATCCCGGCCCTGGTGGTGCTGGTCTACCTCGCCACCATGCTGGTGCTGGAAGCACGCTGGCGGCGCCGGCTGCCATCCATCCCGCCGCAGCCACAGTTCGCCGCATGA
- a CDS encoding M16 family metallopeptidase produces MKRRQCLQLGALASLPAWAQRGFDTPPPPGPARALRWPALERASLPNGLEIWVARKPGGLPLVTVLLQVGAGSLHDPAGKAGLAELTLAVMAKGARRGDETMDAADLAYAAESLGSALDIEVLPDCARLALTVGTARLEEAVNLLADVACRPTLLAAELERSRAQALDALTLSLADAPLLAGELAQRLFWGETPRGRLATRASLARLRRDDLLACHRQLLRPDSSRLILAGDVELAEAVELAEAFFADWPAARQPLPALPLLSPQPLAPALLLDLPGVDHGAGHCAVLLAAPGPALGVDAAPAQVAQAVLGQGYSSRLNQELRIKRGLSYGSSSQAEALPGAGCWRLGAQTRPERAAEVAQLMRAELLRLAREPVPEAELAARQAALLGELGRAPDTSAGLALLVAEQARQGRGQQALADWPAALRAVRPAQLQALAGALWRPEALRCVVVGDLKGARVEEELRRQWPGAWLLRAQELDLGSRTLRKGA; encoded by the coding sequence ATGAAGCGCCGGCAATGCCTGCAGCTTGGCGCGCTGGCCAGCCTGCCGGCCTGGGCGCAGCGCGGCTTCGACACGCCACCACCGCCCGGGCCCGCGCGCGCGCTGCGCTGGCCGGCGCTGGAGCGCGCCAGCCTGCCCAACGGGCTGGAAATATGGGTGGCACGCAAGCCCGGTGGCCTGCCCCTGGTGACGGTGCTGCTGCAGGTTGGCGCCGGCAGCCTGCACGATCCGGCCGGCAAAGCCGGCCTCGCCGAGCTGACGCTGGCGGTGATGGCCAAGGGCGCGCGCCGCGGCGACGAGACCATGGACGCTGCCGATCTGGCCTATGCGGCCGAATCGCTGGGCTCCGCGCTGGACATCGAGGTGTTGCCCGATTGCGCCCGCCTGGCGCTGACGGTGGGCACGGCCCGGCTGGAGGAGGCCGTCAACCTGCTGGCCGATGTGGCCTGCCGGCCCACCCTGCTGGCGGCCGAGCTGGAGCGCAGCCGCGCCCAGGCCCTGGATGCCCTGACCCTGAGCCTGGCCGATGCGCCGCTGCTGGCCGGCGAGCTGGCGCAGCGCCTGTTCTGGGGCGAGACGCCGCGCGGCCGCCTGGCCACGCGCGCCAGCCTGGCGCGGCTGCGGCGCGACGATCTGCTGGCCTGCCATCGCCAGCTGCTGCGGCCCGACAGCAGCCGCTTGATCCTGGCGGGCGATGTCGAGCTCGCTGAGGCGGTCGAGCTGGCCGAAGCCTTCTTCGCCGACTGGCCGGCAGCCCGGCAGCCGCTGCCGGCCCTGCCGCTGCTGAGCCCGCAGCCGCTCGCGCCGGCGCTGCTGCTGGACCTGCCTGGCGTCGACCATGGTGCCGGCCATTGCGCCGTGCTGCTGGCCGCGCCCGGCCCGGCCCTGGGCGTGGATGCGGCGCCCGCCCAGGTGGCACAGGCGGTGCTGGGCCAGGGCTATTCCTCGCGCCTGAACCAGGAGCTGCGCATCAAGCGCGGCCTCAGCTATGGCAGCAGCAGCCAGGCCGAGGCCCTGCCGGGTGCCGGCTGCTGGCGCCTGGGCGCGCAGACGCGCCCTGAGCGCGCCGCCGAGGTGGCTCAGCTGATGCGCGCCGAGCTGCTGCGGCTGGCGCGCGAGCCGGTGCCCGAGGCCGAACTGGCGGCGCGCCAGGCGGCGCTGCTGGGCGAGCTGGGCCGCGCCCCCGACACCAGCGCCGGCCTGGCCCTGCTGGTGGCGGAGCAGGCGCGCCAGGGCCGCGGCCAGCAGGCCCTGGCCGATTGGCCGGCCGCGCTGCGCGCCGTGCGGCCGGCCCAACTCCAGGCCCTGGCGGGCGCGCTGTGGCGGCCCGAGGCGCTGCGCTGTGTGGTGGTGGGCGATCTGAAGGGCGCGCGCGTGGAGGAGGAACTGCGCCGCCAATGGCCGGGCGCCTGGCTGCTGCGCGCCCAGGAGCTGGACCTGGGCAGCCGCACGCTGCGCAAGGGCGCTTGA
- a CDS encoding acyltransferase family protein, which yields MSVSSNRLFHVDALKALAAQVIVLHHLSVYGPVAQAMQALLPDLTALLFHYGRMAVQVFLVVGGYLSARGLSARGGLVSGHPLELIWRRYLRLALPFMAAVLLTLLCSELVEDALPELVPQSLSLAQLLSHALLLHGVLGHEALTVGAWYVAIDFQLFGLLLGLLWLARSAVGLPRAWRMVLGPCLVLLLCAASLYAFNLMPELDHLALYFFGAYGLGAMVHWLSLSRAPRLALAVLGLLALGALALAFRERLLLALLTAAALAVWTQRPSQGLRLPDWLSRLLAHHGQHSYALFLVHFPVVLLLNAWVEPQAEPLGAWAAVYLLAAWLLSNVAALPFYRWIEAPAARLRLKAAPAITALQR from the coding sequence ATGTCAGTCTCGTCCAATCGTCTGTTCCACGTCGATGCCCTCAAGGCGCTCGCCGCCCAGGTCATCGTCCTGCACCACCTGTCCGTCTACGGTCCGGTGGCGCAAGCCATGCAGGCCCTGCTGCCCGATCTGACCGCGCTGCTGTTCCATTACGGCCGCATGGCGGTGCAGGTGTTCCTGGTGGTGGGCGGCTATTTGTCGGCGCGCGGCCTATCGGCGCGCGGCGGCCTGGTGAGCGGCCATCCGCTCGAGCTGATCTGGCGCCGCTATCTGCGCCTGGCGCTGCCCTTCATGGCGGCCGTGCTGCTGACCCTGCTGTGTTCCGAGCTGGTGGAGGACGCCCTGCCCGAGCTGGTGCCGCAAAGCCTGAGCCTGGCGCAGCTGCTCTCGCATGCCCTGCTGCTGCACGGCGTGCTCGGCCACGAGGCGCTCACCGTGGGCGCCTGGTATGTGGCGATCGACTTCCAGCTCTTCGGCCTGCTCCTGGGCCTGCTGTGGCTGGCGCGCTCGGCCGTGGGCCTGCCGCGTGCCTGGCGCATGGTGCTGGGCCCTTGCCTGGTGCTGCTGCTGTGCGCGGCCTCGCTGTACGCCTTCAATCTGATGCCGGAGCTGGACCATCTGGCGCTCTATTTCTTCGGCGCCTATGGCCTGGGCGCGATGGTGCACTGGCTGAGCCTGTCGCGCGCGCCGCGCTTGGCGCTGGCCGTGCTCGGTCTGCTGGCCCTGGGCGCGCTGGCCCTGGCCTTCCGCGAACGCCTGCTGCTGGCGCTGCTGACCGCCGCGGCGCTGGCGGTCTGGACGCAGCGCCCCAGCCAGGGGCTGCGCCTGCCCGACTGGCTGAGCCGGCTGCTGGCCCACCATGGCCAGCATTCCTATGCGCTGTTCCTGGTGCACTTTCCGGTCGTGTTGCTGCTGAACGCCTGGGTCGAGCCGCAGGCCGAGCCGCTGGGCGCCTGGGCCGCCGTCTACCTGCTGGCGGCCTGGCTGCTCAGCAATGTGGCGGCGCTGCCCTTCTACCGCTGGATCGAGGCACCGGCCGCGCGCCTGCGTCTGAAGGCGGCACCGGCCATCACCGCGCTTCAGCGCTGA
- a CDS encoding VOC family protein: protein MKFAYTIVYVADVAASLQFFERAFGLERRFLHESGAYGELETGATALAFAQHAVARGNLGHDYLAADAAAAPLGMEIGLACVDVPAAHARAVAAGATSLAAPATKPWGQTVAYLRCPDGTLVELCTPMG, encoded by the coding sequence ATGAAATTCGCCTACACCATCGTCTATGTCGCCGATGTCGCGGCCTCGCTGCAGTTCTTCGAGCGCGCCTTCGGCCTGGAACGCCGTTTTCTGCACGAGTCCGGTGCCTACGGCGAGTTGGAGACCGGGGCCACCGCGCTGGCCTTTGCGCAACACGCGGTGGCACGCGGCAACCTGGGCCACGACTACCTGGCCGCCGATGCCGCCGCCGCGCCGCTGGGCATGGAGATCGGCCTGGCCTGCGTCGACGTGCCCGCCGCCCATGCGCGCGCCGTGGCCGCCGGCGCCACCAGCCTGGCCGCCCCGGCCACCAAGCCCTGGGGCCAGACCGTGGCCTATCTGCGCTGCCCGGACGGCACGCTGGTGGAGCTGTGCACGCCGATGGGCTGA
- a CDS encoding S8 family serine peptidase — translation MKKPLMTTLSAGLVLASLAAGAQTPGPAATQLAPQAERQVVTRADQLPRRSRTLEQLPSDYLAAPLSALQALGAKLEADVQADLAGYDIRDAATLREYYGAMATLAQLRGDWAAVPAWTAKARALQEKAGARLSSGVLTELLAQQKLQRQDSAWLRAEVQRRFAAMPWADVQDNLKSTKGGIETYNPELVRGAFKSQLDAMAKNGNLVLPDQMVLAIIGARLQLELLPPNQAAIVAGLQAVLDANSQAQAKADLWTPRTFAIPADAKAQPVVLAVWDSGVDLNLFKPAAARGMAFDAEGQPAKDLLRPLGEAAPRWPQLRSLIKGSMDQRAALDTPDSRQFRGTMAGLKADQVKGFSEDMALAGLYVHGTHVAGIAVEGNPFAQVYAGTMLWSAESVPPKLSEPRAQAVAASYRAMVAGFKQAGVRVVNMSWRYGPTAYEAALAYHNLGGAPEARKQEALRLFKIERDALREAIAGAPEIFFVAGAGNEDNSADFQEYIPAGLELPNLITAGAVDHSGSETSFSTFGKTVVVHANGFEVDSPVPGGERLKLSGTSMASPQVANLAAKLLALKPALTPVQLKALILQGAERLPDAEGKPGRVNLINPRKSAALAGIQL, via the coding sequence ATGAAAAAACCTCTGATGACCACCCTGTCCGCCGGCCTGGTGCTGGCCTCTCTTGCCGCGGGCGCACAGACGCCGGGCCCGGCCGCCACCCAGCTCGCGCCGCAGGCCGAGCGCCAGGTGGTGACACGCGCCGACCAGCTGCCGCGCCGCAGCCGCACGCTGGAGCAGCTGCCCAGCGACTACCTGGCGGCGCCGCTGAGCGCCCTGCAGGCACTGGGCGCCAAGCTCGAGGCCGATGTGCAGGCCGACCTGGCCGGCTACGACATCCGCGATGCCGCGACGCTGCGCGAGTACTACGGCGCCATGGCCACGCTGGCGCAGCTGCGCGGTGACTGGGCCGCCGTGCCGGCCTGGACGGCCAAGGCGCGTGCGTTGCAGGAAAAGGCCGGCGCCCGCCTCAGCAGCGGCGTGCTGACCGAGCTGCTGGCCCAGCAGAAGCTGCAGCGGCAGGACAGCGCCTGGCTGCGCGCCGAGGTGCAGCGCCGCTTCGCGGCCATGCCCTGGGCCGATGTGCAGGACAACCTGAAGAGCACCAAGGGCGGCATCGAGACCTACAACCCGGAGCTGGTGCGCGGCGCCTTCAAGAGCCAGCTGGATGCGATGGCCAAGAACGGCAATCTGGTGCTACCCGACCAGATGGTGCTGGCCATCATCGGCGCGCGGCTGCAGCTGGAACTGCTGCCGCCCAACCAGGCGGCCATCGTGGCCGGCCTGCAGGCGGTGCTGGACGCCAACAGCCAGGCCCAGGCCAAGGCCGATCTCTGGACGCCGCGCACCTTTGCGATCCCCGCCGATGCCAAGGCCCAGCCGGTGGTGCTGGCGGTGTGGGACTCGGGCGTGGACCTGAACCTCTTCAAGCCCGCCGCCGCGCGCGGCATGGCCTTCGATGCCGAGGGGCAGCCGGCCAAGGATCTGCTGCGCCCGCTGGGCGAGGCGGCGCCGCGCTGGCCGCAGCTGCGCAGCCTCATCAAGGGCTCGATGGACCAGCGCGCGGCGCTCGACACCCCCGATTCGCGCCAGTTCCGCGGCACCATGGCCGGCCTCAAGGCCGATCAGGTGAAGGGCTTCAGCGAGGACATGGCGCTCGCCGGCCTGTATGTGCACGGCACCCATGTGGCCGGCATCGCGGTGGAGGGCAACCCCTTCGCCCAGGTCTATGCCGGCACCATGTTGTGGAGCGCCGAGAGCGTGCCGCCCAAGCTCAGCGAGCCGCGCGCGCAGGCCGTGGCCGCCTCCTACCGGGCGATGGTGGCGGGCTTCAAGCAGGCCGGCGTGCGCGTCGTCAACATGAGCTGGCGCTACGGCCCGACCGCCTATGAGGCCGCGCTGGCCTATCACAACCTGGGCGGCGCGCCCGAGGCGCGCAAGCAGGAGGCGCTGCGCCTGTTCAAGATCGAGCGCGATGCGCTGCGCGAGGCCATCGCCGGGGCGCCCGAGATCTTCTTCGTGGCCGGCGCCGGCAACGAGGACAACAGCGCCGACTTCCAGGAATACATCCCGGCCGGCCTGGAACTGCCCAATCTGATCACCGCAGGCGCGGTCGATCACAGCGGCAGCGAGACCAGCTTCTCCACCTTCGGCAAGACGGTGGTGGTGCATGCCAATGGCTTCGAGGTGGACAGCCCGGTGCCCGGCGGCGAGCGCCTCAAGCTCAGCGGCACCAGCATGGCCAGCCCGCAGGTGGCCAATCTGGCCGCCAAGCTGCTCGCGCTCAAGCCCGCGCTGACGCCGGTGCAGCTGAAGGCGCTGATCCTGCAGGGCGCCGAGCGCCTGCCCGATGCCGAGGGCAAGCCCGGTCGGGTCAACCTGATCAACCCGCGCAAGAGCGCGGCGCTGGCCGGCATCCAGCTCTGA
- a CDS encoding NAD(P)/FAD-dependent oxidoreductase encodes MQSKELPHVIIIGCGFGGLEAARSLAGAPVRITLLDRSNHHLFQPLLYQVATAGLSAPSIAAPIRHMLRRQRNCTVLMAEVTGIAKAARRVSLADGQQLTYDALIVASGATHSYFGRDEWAEHAPGLKTLADAFKLRARLLSAFERAETLASPAEREPWLNFVVIGAGPTGVEMAGTLAEIARHTLRDEFRRIDPAAARVLLLEGSERVLQAFQPALSAKAQQQLEGLGVQVRTRCKVVAIDASGVELEEQGGERQRIPTHTVVWAAGVAASPLGRALEVPLDRAGRVIVDGSLNIPGHPEVYVIGDLAAAQSHEKDGSSRPVPGVSPGAKQMGRHAARQIMARLILNRPGGQTLPPFRYRDYGSLATIGRKAAVADVGRLQFSGYFAWLFWLFIHIYFLIGFRNRLVVLMDWAWAYWSFQRYARIVVDDSKA; translated from the coding sequence ATGCAAAGCAAGGAACTGCCTCACGTCATCATCATCGGTTGCGGTTTCGGTGGCCTGGAAGCCGCCCGCAGCCTGGCCGGTGCGCCGGTGCGCATCACCCTGCTGGACCGCAGCAACCACCATCTGTTCCAGCCCCTGCTCTACCAGGTGGCCACGGCGGGCCTGTCGGCGCCCTCGATTGCCGCGCCGATCCGCCACATGCTCAGGCGCCAGCGCAACTGCACCGTGCTGATGGCCGAGGTCACGGGCATCGCCAAGGCCGCGCGCCGCGTCAGCCTGGCGGATGGCCAGCAACTGACTTACGACGCGCTGATCGTGGCCAGCGGCGCCACCCACAGCTACTTCGGGCGCGACGAATGGGCCGAGCATGCGCCGGGCCTGAAGACCCTGGCCGATGCCTTCAAGCTGCGCGCCAGGCTGCTCAGCGCCTTCGAGCGCGCCGAGACCCTGGCCAGCCCGGCCGAGCGCGAGCCCTGGCTCAACTTCGTCGTCATCGGCGCCGGCCCCACCGGCGTGGAAATGGCCGGCACGCTGGCCGAGATCGCCCGCCACACCTTGCGCGACGAGTTCCGCCGCATCGATCCGGCGGCCGCCAGGGTGCTGCTGCTGGAGGGCTCGGAGCGCGTGCTGCAGGCCTTCCAGCCGGCGCTGTCGGCCAAGGCGCAGCAGCAGCTCGAAGGCCTGGGCGTGCAGGTGCGCACGCGCTGCAAGGTGGTGGCCATCGACGCCAGCGGCGTCGAGTTGGAGGAGCAGGGCGGCGAGCGCCAGCGCATTCCCACCCACACGGTGGTGTGGGCGGCCGGCGTGGCGGCCTCCCCGCTGGGCCGCGCCCTGGAGGTGCCGCTGGACCGCGCCGGCCGCGTCATCGTCGACGGCAGCCTCAACATCCCTGGCCACCCCGAGGTCTATGTGATCGGCGATCTGGCGGCGGCGCAAAGCCATGAAAAGGATGGCAGCAGCAGGCCGGTGCCGGGTGTCAGCCCGGGCGCCAAGCAGATGGGCCGGCATGCGGCGCGCCAGATCATGGCGCGCCTGATCCTGAACCGGCCCGGGGGTCAGACCTTGCCCCCCTTCCGCTACCGCGACTACGGCTCGCTCGCCACCATCGGCCGCAAGGCCGCGGTGGCGGATGTGGGCCGGCTGCAGTTCTCGGGCTATTTCGCCTGGCTGTTCTGGCTCTTCATCCACATCTACTTCCTGATCGGCTTCCGCAACCGCCTGGTGGTGCTGATGGACTGGGCCTGGGCCTACTGGAGCTTCCAGCGCTACGCGCGCATCGTGGTGGACGACAGCAAGGCCTGA
- a CDS encoding M16 family metallopeptidase — translation MNSSMGAIGRRRFCASLLAVPGLAWSQPEPAAFPIFPPLQWQRRRLANGLELLALAQPGASVSVQLWYRVGGRDDPPGRSGFAHLFEHLMFKRTRYLASEQFDRMTEDVGGSNNASTAEDYTAYQSVVPAEHLEPMLWAEAERMSNLQLDQASFESEREVVKEEYRQRVLAEPYGALFDAVPRYGFSQHAYRRGVIGSIADLDAATLADVRAFHASYYRPDNALLIVCGEFDAAQLDRWVDYYFGSIRAPATPVPRQPSAEPRRQLGAVHELSAPQAPLPAAALIWPGPPAASRDAAALQVALGLLALGNSARLDEALVYRDGVASSIGFEAQLHAEAGLLVAHAIAAQGESAAGLAARLRREVHKLAEEPISPPELDKVKTLLLTAALVQRQTPLGLGELLGRACLLQGGPELLGRELQALRAVSVADVQRLWRRDIVQAPHVTLLYGRDGMRQPGRGKRGLA, via the coding sequence ATGAACAGCAGCATGGGGGCAATCGGCAGGCGGCGGTTCTGCGCCAGCCTGCTCGCGGTGCCAGGTCTTGCCTGGTCGCAGCCGGAGCCGGCCGCCTTCCCCATATTCCCGCCGCTGCAATGGCAGCGCCGCCGCCTGGCCAACGGGCTGGAGCTGCTGGCCCTGGCCCAGCCGGGCGCTTCGGTGAGCGTGCAGCTCTGGTACCGGGTGGGTGGCCGCGACGACCCGCCAGGCCGCTCCGGCTTTGCCCATCTGTTCGAACACCTGATGTTCAAGCGCACGCGCTACCTGGCGAGCGAGCAGTTCGACCGCATGACCGAGGACGTGGGCGGCAGCAACAATGCCAGCACCGCCGAGGACTACACCGCCTACCAGAGCGTGGTGCCGGCCGAGCACCTGGAGCCGATGCTGTGGGCCGAGGCCGAGCGCATGTCCAATCTGCAGCTGGACCAGGCCAGTTTCGAGAGCGAGCGCGAGGTGGTGAAGGAGGAGTACCGCCAGCGCGTGCTGGCCGAGCCCTATGGCGCGCTGTTCGATGCCGTGCCGCGCTATGGCTTTTCGCAGCATGCCTACCGGCGCGGCGTGATCGGCAGCATTGCCGATCTGGACGCCGCCACCCTGGCCGATGTGCGCGCCTTCCACGCCAGCTACTACCGCCCCGACAACGCCCTGCTGATCGTCTGCGGCGAGTTCGATGCCGCCCAGCTCGACCGCTGGGTGGACTATTACTTCGGCAGCATCCGTGCGCCCGCCACGCCGGTGCCGCGCCAGCCCAGTGCCGAGCCCAGGCGCCAGCTGGGCGCGGTGCACGAGCTCAGCGCGCCGCAGGCGCCGCTGCCGGCCGCCGCGCTGATCTGGCCCGGGCCGCCCGCCGCCAGCCGCGATGCCGCCGCCCTGCAGGTCGCGCTGGGCCTGCTGGCGCTGGGCAACTCGGCGCGGCTGGACGAGGCGCTGGTGTACCGCGACGGCGTGGCCAGCAGCATCGGCTTCGAGGCCCAGCTGCATGCCGAGGCCGGCCTGCTGGTGGCGCATGCGATTGCCGCCCAGGGCGAGTCGGCCGCCGGCCTGGCCGCGCGGCTGCGGCGCGAGGTGCACAAGCTGGCCGAGGAGCCGATCAGCCCGCCCGAGCTCGACAAGGTCAAGACCCTGCTGCTGACCGCCGCGCTGGTGCAGCGCCAGACCCCGCTGGGCCTGGGTGAGCTGCTGGGCCGCGCCTGCCTGCTCCAGGGCGGGCCCGAGCTGCTGGGGCGCGAGCTGCAGGCGCTGCGCGCCGTCAGCGTGGCGGACGTGCAGCGGCTCTGGCGCCGCGACATCGTGCAGGCCCCGCATGTGACCCTGCTGTATGGCCGCGATGGCATGCGCCAGCCGGGCCGCGGCAAGCGGGGCCTGGCATGA
- a CDS encoding TMEM165/GDT1 family protein, which yields MEAFLVSTGLVALAEIGDKTQLLAFLLAARFRKPLPICLGILIATLVNHAGAGALGSWITALLSPGTLRWVLGLGFVAMAIWTLIPDQIDDEVEGGKGLKLGVLGTTIVAFFLAEMGDKTQVATVALAARFDALVAVVAGTTLGMMIANVPAVLLGDRIAHKIPLRLVHGLAAMIFGILGVATLLGAGASLGF from the coding sequence ATGGAAGCCTTTCTCGTCTCCACCGGTCTGGTGGCCCTCGCCGAAATCGGCGACAAGACCCAGTTGCTGGCCTTTTTGCTGGCCGCGCGCTTTCGCAAGCCGCTGCCGATCTGCCTGGGCATCCTGATCGCCACGCTCGTCAACCATGCCGGTGCCGGCGCCCTGGGCAGCTGGATCACCGCCCTGCTGAGCCCCGGCACGCTGCGCTGGGTGCTGGGCCTGGGCTTTGTGGCGATGGCGATCTGGACCCTCATCCCGGATCAGATCGACGACGAGGTGGAGGGCGGCAAGGGGCTCAAGCTGGGCGTGCTGGGCACCACCATCGTGGCCTTCTTCCTGGCCGAGATGGGCGACAAGACGCAGGTCGCCACGGTCGCGCTGGCGGCCCGTTTCGACGCCCTGGTGGCGGTGGTGGCGGGCACCACGCTGGGCATGATGATCGCCAACGTGCCGGCGGTGCTGCTGGGCGATCGCATCGCCCACAAGATCCCGCTGCGCCTGGTGCACGGGCTGGCGGCCATGATCTTCGGCATCCTCGGTGTGGCCACCCTGCTGGGTGCGGGCGCGAGCCTGGGTTTCTGA
- a CDS encoding helix-turn-helix transcriptional regulator — MRRADRLFQIVQHIRGRRLTKADFLATRLEVSARTIYRDIAALQQQGVPIEGEAGVGYRMRAGFDLPPLMFSAEEAQALVAVVRLAQGQLDEALARQAEDALSKILAVLPPAARAAAERLAVYAPLRGLDDATRARLGQLRQATETRHKLRVQYLDLSGVSSERVLRPLACLFWGPVWTIAAWCELREGFRNFRVDRIQQLEVLDERFRDEAGKTLADLQRTESDQR; from the coding sequence ATGCGCCGCGCCGACCGCCTGTTCCAGATCGTCCAGCACATCCGTGGACGCCGCCTCACCAAGGCCGACTTCCTGGCCACCCGGCTGGAGGTCTCGGCACGCACGATTTACCGCGACATCGCCGCCCTGCAGCAGCAGGGCGTGCCGATCGAGGGCGAGGCCGGGGTGGGCTATCGCATGCGCGCGGGCTTCGACCTGCCGCCGCTGATGTTCAGCGCCGAGGAGGCACAGGCCCTGGTGGCGGTGGTGCGGCTGGCGCAGGGACAGCTCGATGAGGCGCTGGCCCGCCAGGCCGAGGACGCCCTCTCCAAGATCCTGGCCGTGCTCCCCCCCGCCGCGCGGGCCGCGGCCGAACGGCTGGCGGTCTACGCGCCGCTGCGCGGTCTGGACGACGCCACGCGCGCGCGCCTGGGTCAGCTGCGCCAGGCCACCGAGACGCGCCACAAGCTGCGCGTGCAGTACCTGGACCTCAGCGGCGTCAGCAGCGAGCGCGTGCTGCGGCCCCTGGCCTGCTTGTTCTGGGGCCCGGTCTGGACGATTGCCGCCTGGTGCGAGCTGCGCGAAGGTTTTCGCAACTTCCGCGTCGACCGCATCCAGCAGCTGGAGGTGCTGGACGAACGCTTCCGCGACGAGGCGGGCAAGACCCTGGCCGATCTGCAGCGCACCGAATCCGATCAGCGCTGA